A genomic region of Rhizobium sp. ARZ01 contains the following coding sequences:
- a CDS encoding autotransporter domain-containing protein, whose amino-acid sequence MSIISSATNSIVLNRKGRLLCATALMSVLLPLATAKAQQAQYNYTQTGTYADDISIDTSVRMTTAAGTVATYAGNLSFNTANSMLDVGYGAAADSTIIFSPETVSGIQPSPGSYAGWLRLWSGRLQFGADTAAREYFSRHGARVALFGDGTLDLAGRDLNLYQFNKEGDGVVLNDSAGSMATFGLEFGMINGGIRDGAGTLRLRKTGSGDLVLNGINDYSGGTEIAFGTVYLSTGTGIGTGSIEFSSSGSAASELRFEADGLSLANDILISGTSGAMLTVNTGHSVALGGAIAGSGPFIKYGNGTLALTGRNSFTGDTDVQYGTLVLDSGDAIADANLVRISRNGTLRLAQSETIDRLQGSGGSAVLDGGTTLSVGAYNGNSSIASVIRGAGELRKQGNGTLELLANNTYAGDTAIEGGRVLAGRDFAFGLGGQVTFRRASEGRSTLELSNGVTIAQNMLLEDSINLDNNDFSTLSGVITGHNHIIHKLGQGTVSLTGESFDAPGAVVRAGGLSFDGRYGGNVEAAFGGTVTGSGRIEGDVFIEDGGRLYGQFDRTLTMGSLTLNENSDIEILVDAPGASAFFEVEGDLVLDGRLTIDDGAGVNFGQGVYRLFNYGGTLTDNGLEVVGVPDDSRYDIGDIEIQTAIDKQVNIVVGGDPGPGPDPRPDILFWDGPNLIADGVISGGSGTWSNGTENWTTTNGDANHSWGGRFAVFQGDAGTVLVNGGNGQVSVTGMQFAVDGYRVRGDAITLAAGETVIRVGDGSQAGANYVATIASELRGDGALIKDDLGTLVLTGNNSYRGDTIVRAGTLVGDTQSIRNNIGNNGHVVFNQDDDAVFAGSIFGRGTMEKSGSGTLTLAGRSDLDWTISQGGLASRTDLFGGDVSIAANSFMRFEQDGSGTYRGTISGEGEFQAAVGNGNWLRLTGDSSAFVGWTSVASGGLMVDGRLGGGLNMFDGTVLAGIGTINGTVNINTGATIAPGNSIGTLTIAGNIHFREGSAYEVEVNREGQSDLVDVSGSAYLDGGAVRVIAGTGNYAAATRYTILTADGGVNGTYTRGVASNLAFLDPSLSYDDNNVYLTMTRNSVTFDNVGVTRNQVATGGGVESLGEGNAVYDAVLNLSAEQARYAFDQLSGEIHASAKNALIEDSRFVRKAVNDRLRAAFDGVGASGAAVTYEDGVPQPVAANTDRFAVWGQGFGSWGHTNSDGNAARLNRKTGGFFFGADAPVFDTWRFGAVAGYSHTSFDSEKSHSSGSSDNYHVGLYGGTAWGDFAFRTGAAYSWHDISTSRSVAFPGFNESLKGDYNAGTTQVFGELAYGFNFGSTRFEPFANLAYVNLHADGFRETGGAAALTSGSSSTDTTFTTLGLRGSTTFDLNGAPVTAKGMLGWRHAFDDVTPISSMSFAGGGNAFTIAGVPIARDAAVVEAGLDFALTPSAAIGVTYGGQFGSGIVDQSFNANFSAKF is encoded by the coding sequence ATGTCTATTATCAGCTCCGCCACGAATTCTATTGTACTCAACCGCAAAGGCCGCCTTCTATGCGCAACCGCGCTCATGAGCGTCCTGCTGCCGCTTGCAACCGCAAAGGCGCAGCAAGCCCAATACAACTATACGCAAACCGGCACCTACGCGGACGACATCTCGATCGACACGTCGGTTCGAATGACGACCGCAGCAGGCACCGTCGCGACCTACGCCGGCAATCTGAGCTTCAACACGGCCAACTCGATGCTGGATGTGGGATACGGGGCTGCCGCTGATTCAACGATCATCTTCTCGCCGGAGACCGTCAGCGGCATTCAACCCTCACCGGGGTCGTATGCCGGATGGTTGCGGCTGTGGTCGGGCCGCTTGCAGTTTGGCGCGGATACCGCCGCACGCGAGTATTTCTCACGCCACGGCGCGCGCGTTGCCTTATTTGGGGACGGCACTCTGGATCTCGCCGGCAGGGATCTCAATTTATACCAATTCAACAAGGAGGGCGACGGTGTCGTCCTGAACGATAGCGCCGGGAGCATGGCGACTTTCGGCCTTGAGTTTGGAATGATAAACGGAGGCATTCGTGACGGTGCTGGGACACTGCGATTGAGGAAGACCGGTTCCGGTGACCTCGTCCTCAACGGTATCAATGACTATTCCGGTGGTACGGAGATCGCGTTTGGCACGGTCTACCTCAGCACCGGTACCGGTATAGGAACCGGCTCCATCGAATTCAGCTCCAGTGGCTCCGCAGCTTCCGAACTACGGTTCGAGGCTGACGGGTTGAGCCTGGCCAACGACATTCTCATCTCGGGCACTTCAGGCGCAATGCTAACCGTCAACACCGGACACTCCGTCGCGCTGGGCGGTGCGATTGCCGGCTCCGGTCCGTTCATAAAATACGGTAACGGCACCCTTGCTCTGACGGGGAGGAATAGCTTTACCGGTGACACCGACGTCCAATATGGCACATTGGTACTCGATAGCGGCGATGCTATCGCCGATGCCAATCTGGTGCGGATCAGCCGCAACGGCACGCTGCGTCTGGCTCAGAGTGAGACGATCGACCGCCTTCAGGGCTCCGGTGGATCAGCTGTGCTTGACGGGGGGACGACCCTTTCCGTTGGCGCGTACAATGGCAATTCGAGTATCGCAAGCGTGATTCGTGGGGCCGGAGAACTGCGCAAGCAGGGCAATGGGACGCTCGAACTGCTGGCCAACAACACTTACGCTGGCGACACCGCGATTGAAGGTGGCCGGGTCCTGGCGGGTCGGGACTTCGCCTTCGGTCTTGGTGGACAAGTGACCTTCAGACGAGCCTCGGAAGGTCGCAGCACCCTGGAATTGTCGAATGGTGTCACCATCGCTCAGAATATGCTGCTCGAAGACAGCATCAATCTCGACAACAACGATTTCAGCACCCTGTCCGGTGTCATTACTGGTCACAATCACATCATCCACAAGTTGGGCCAAGGAACTGTGAGCCTTACCGGCGAGAGCTTCGATGCGCCAGGTGCCGTCGTCCGCGCAGGGGGACTGTCGTTTGATGGCCGCTATGGCGGCAATGTTGAGGCGGCTTTCGGCGGCACCGTCACCGGATCCGGCCGTATCGAGGGCGATGTCTTCATCGAAGATGGCGGGCGGCTCTATGGGCAGTTTGACCGCACCCTGACCATGGGAAGTCTCACGCTCAACGAAAATTCCGATATAGAAATTCTGGTTGACGCACCGGGCGCCTCGGCCTTCTTCGAAGTTGAAGGCGATCTTGTGCTCGACGGCCGCCTGACGATCGATGATGGCGCCGGCGTGAATTTTGGTCAGGGCGTGTACCGCCTGTTCAACTATGGCGGCACGTTGACCGACAACGGGCTGGAGGTCGTCGGTGTTCCGGACGACAGCCGGTACGACATCGGCGATATCGAGATCCAGACCGCGATCGACAAGCAGGTGAACATCGTCGTCGGTGGTGATCCTGGCCCCGGGCCTGACCCGCGTCCGGATATTCTGTTCTGGGACGGTCCGAACTTGATTGCGGATGGTGTGATTTCTGGTGGGAGCGGCACTTGGAGCAACGGAACAGAGAACTGGACGACCACAAATGGTGACGCAAATCATAGCTGGGGCGGCCGTTTTGCCGTGTTTCAGGGCGATGCCGGCACGGTCCTCGTCAACGGTGGCAATGGTCAAGTCTCGGTCACCGGCATGCAGTTCGCCGTCGACGGCTACCGTGTCAGAGGCGATGCCATCACACTTGCGGCCGGGGAAACCGTCATCCGTGTCGGCGACGGCTCGCAGGCTGGGGCGAATTACGTCGCGACGATTGCTTCCGAGTTGCGCGGCGACGGCGCGCTGATCAAGGACGATCTCGGCACTCTGGTTCTCACCGGCAACAACAGCTATCGCGGGGACACGATCGTGCGGGCTGGCACGCTCGTGGGCGATACCCAGAGTATTCGCAACAATATCGGGAACAACGGCCATGTCGTGTTCAATCAGGATGATGACGCCGTCTTCGCGGGCAGCATCTTTGGTCGAGGCACCATGGAGAAATCGGGATCGGGGACACTTACCCTTGCCGGACGCAGCGATCTCGACTGGACGATTAGTCAAGGCGGGCTGGCGTCCAGAACAGATCTGTTCGGCGGCGACGTCTCGATTGCTGCGAACAGCTTTATGCGGTTTGAACAGGATGGCAGCGGCACATATCGGGGCACGATCTCAGGTGAGGGTGAATTCCAAGCCGCTGTTGGCAATGGAAACTGGCTTCGCCTGACGGGGGACAGCTCGGCTTTTGTTGGCTGGACGTCCGTGGCCAGCGGTGGCCTGATGGTTGATGGCAGACTCGGCGGCGGCCTCAATATGTTCGATGGGACCGTACTTGCGGGTATCGGGACGATTAACGGCACCGTCAACATCAATACCGGCGCAACCATTGCGCCGGGAAATTCGATCGGCACTCTCACTATCGCGGGCAACATTCACTTCCGAGAGGGATCGGCCTATGAGGTTGAGGTCAATCGAGAAGGCCAATCGGATCTAGTTGACGTCTCAGGCTCGGCATACCTCGATGGCGGGGCCGTTCGGGTAATCGCCGGCACAGGCAATTATGCAGCCGCAACCCGCTATACGATCCTGACGGCAGACGGCGGCGTCAACGGCACATACACGCGCGGCGTTGCGTCCAATCTCGCCTTCCTCGATCCTTCGCTCAGCTACGACGACAACAACGTCTATCTGACGATGACCCGTAACAGCGTTACTTTTGACAATGTCGGTGTCACCCGCAATCAGGTCGCCACTGGCGGCGGTGTCGAGAGCCTGGGTGAAGGCAACGCAGTCTACGATGCCGTCCTGAATTTGTCGGCTGAGCAAGCCCGCTATGCCTTCGATCAGCTTTCAGGAGAAATTCACGCCTCTGCGAAGAATGCCTTGATCGAGGACAGTCGTTTCGTCCGCAAAGCCGTCAATGACCGTCTCCGTGCGGCCTTCGACGGTGTGGGAGCGTCTGGCGCAGCGGTGACGTATGAAGACGGTGTGCCGCAGCCGGTTGCGGCCAATACCGATCGCTTCGCGGTTTGGGGCCAGGGCTTCGGCTCGTGGGGACATACGAACAGCGACGGCAACGCGGCGCGGCTCAACCGGAAGACGGGCGGCTTTTTCTTCGGAGCGGATGCGCCGGTTTTTGATACCTGGCGGTTCGGTGCGGTAGCCGGTTACAGCCATACCAGCTTCGATTCCGAGAAAAGCCATTCGTCCGGTTCGAGCGACAACTACCATGTCGGCCTCTATGGCGGTACCGCTTGGGGTGATTTCGCCTTCCGTACTGGCGCGGCCTACTCTTGGCACGACATATCGACCAGCCGTAGCGTCGCCTTCCCCGGCTTCAACGAGAGCCTTAAGGGCGACTACAACGCCGGCACAACCCAGGTCTTCGGTGAACTGGCTTATGGCTTCAATTTCGGCTCAACCCGCTTCGAGCCTTTTGCCAACCTTGCCTATGTGAACCTGCATGCCGATGGCTTCCGCGAGACGGGGGGAGCGGCAGCTCTCACCAGCGGATCGTCCAGCACCGACACGACCTTTACGACGCTCGGCCTGCGCGGTTCGACCACCTTTGACCTGAACGGAGCCCCCGTCACCGCCAAGGGCATGCTCGGCTGGCGTCACGCCTTCGACGATGTCACGCCGATCTCCTCCATGAGCTTTGCTGGTGGCGGCAACGCCTTCACCATCGCCGGAGTACCGATCGCCCGCGATGCTGCGGTGGTTGAAGCGGGTCTCGACTTCGCCCTGACGCCATCCGCGGCAATCGGTGTTACCTATGGCGGACAGTTCGGCTCCGGCATTGTTGATCAGTCTTTCAACGCCAACTTCAGCGCGAAGTTCTGA
- a CDS encoding thermonuclease family protein produces MYKGKLILASAALLLGTASSFAAEPIVGRATVIDGDTIEIAGERIRFNGVDAPESWQICIDAAGKEYRCGQRAAVALDEYLEKSRPTRCEFVERDRYGRVVGNCYRQDGESVSRWLVSEGHAVDWARYSRGAYHDAQQTAQTAKRGIWQGQFEMPCEARARKSGRKPSC; encoded by the coding sequence ATGTACAAAGGAAAGCTGATCTTGGCCAGCGCGGCGCTTCTTCTTGGCACCGCTTCGAGTTTTGCCGCGGAACCGATCGTTGGTCGCGCTACCGTCATCGACGGCGACACGATCGAAATCGCTGGCGAACGGATCCGCTTCAATGGGGTTGATGCTCCGGAGAGCTGGCAAATCTGCATTGACGCTGCCGGCAAGGAATACCGATGTGGTCAGCGTGCGGCCGTTGCATTGGATGAATACCTCGAGAAGTCACGCCCAACACGGTGCGAGTTCGTCGAGCGCGATCGATACGGACGTGTTGTGGGCAACTGCTACCGGCAGGACGGCGAGAGCGTCAGCCGCTGGCTTGTCAGCGAAGGCCATGCAGTCGACTGGGCGCGGTATAGTCGAGGCGCTTATCATGACGCGCAGCAGACCGCACAGACCGCAAAGCGCGGGATCTGGCAGGGCCAATTCGAAATGCCGTGTGAGGCGAGAGCAAGGAAGTCCGGTCGAAAGCCGAGTTGCTGA
- a CDS encoding SapC family protein, giving the protein MLLRFEEHGEVGLAPASSFGFARKAEAIPLSISEFAVAMRHFPIVFSMGERAMPIAVVGIEQRRNLFIGRDGSWRANSYVPAYVRRYPFIVSETPDKARQFLAIDRGSDRFVPSITAHQHGERLFDAVGKPTAIAQSALAFCQAWHADHANTVAFTQAMAGVQVLEPYHADICLPDGSQHQVNGFQAVNEKAFRALPAKTVAEWHANGWLDLVVLHRASLESFQSLLDLNAQRANERKALA; this is encoded by the coding sequence GTGCTTCTCCGCTTCGAAGAGCATGGCGAGGTAGGCCTTGCTCCGGCCTCGAGCTTCGGCTTTGCGCGCAAAGCCGAAGCCATTCCGCTTTCCATCAGCGAGTTCGCGGTAGCGATGCGGCACTTCCCGATAGTGTTTTCGATGGGTGAGCGCGCGATGCCGATTGCCGTCGTCGGTATCGAGCAGCGTCGCAATCTCTTCATTGGTCGCGATGGTTCCTGGCGTGCGAATAGCTATGTGCCGGCCTATGTTCGCCGCTATCCCTTCATCGTCAGTGAGACCCCGGACAAGGCGCGACAGTTCCTGGCTATTGATCGGGGTAGTGATCGCTTCGTGCCCTCGATCACCGCGCATCAGCATGGCGAGCGCCTGTTTGATGCCGTGGGCAAGCCAACGGCGATAGCGCAATCGGCGCTTGCTTTCTGCCAAGCCTGGCATGCCGATCACGCAAATACCGTTGCGTTCACTCAAGCGATGGCTGGAGTGCAGGTGCTGGAGCCCTATCATGCCGATATCTGCTTGCCGGACGGCTCGCAGCATCAGGTCAACGGCTTTCAGGCTGTGAATGAAAAAGCCTTCCGTGCGCTTCCGGCCAAGACCGTTGCCGAATGGCACGCCAATGGCTGGCTCGATCTGGTGGTGCTTCATCGGGCCTCCCTGGAAAGCTTTCAAAGTCTTCTTGACCTAAACGCGCAGCGCGCAAATGAACGAAAGGCGCTCGCATGA
- a CDS encoding invasion associated locus B family protein — MSKERIFGLSTVATLLLGAGVSLYVAPGVAISNPTQVAAATDNYGDPAPQRFEVAQAQDGGGSTLPGGASSLNETYKDWRVACVQQGNAKRCVLSQVQSQQNGQRVLAIELNAPVANTVSGTLILPFGLALDSGVTFQLDEKPAMQALRFRTCIPGGCLVNVSFDAAMLVALRTGTALKIKAVTDGGAAAPFSISLQGFATAVDRVGALSR; from the coding sequence ATGAGCAAAGAACGGATTTTTGGTCTTTCTACGGTCGCAACACTCCTGCTCGGGGCTGGTGTCTCGCTCTATGTTGCGCCGGGCGTCGCGATCTCCAATCCGACGCAAGTCGCAGCAGCAACTGACAATTATGGCGATCCTGCTCCGCAGCGTTTTGAGGTTGCACAGGCCCAGGACGGTGGCGGCTCTACGCTGCCCGGCGGGGCCTCATCCCTCAATGAGACATACAAGGATTGGCGCGTCGCCTGCGTTCAGCAGGGAAACGCCAAGCGCTGCGTGCTCAGCCAGGTTCAGTCACAGCAGAACGGTCAGCGCGTGCTTGCCATTGAATTGAACGCTCCCGTCGCCAATACCGTCTCTGGGACGCTCATCCTGCCTTTTGGTCTCGCGCTCGATTCCGGCGTGACATTCCAACTTGACGAAAAGCCGGCTATGCAGGCGCTGCGATTCCGCACCTGCATACCGGGCGGATGCCTCGTCAATGTCAGCTTCGACGCTGCCATGCTGGTAGCTCTGCGTACAGGCACCGCCCTGAAGATCAAGGCCGTTACAGATGGCGGCGCTGCCGCGCCGTTCTCGATCTCGCTACAGGGCTTTGCCACCGCTGTCGACCGAGTGGGGGCGCTGTCACGTTGA
- a CDS encoding GGDEF domain-containing protein: MSLDFQTLYLIILLNSVVLCVVWSGFVWVHRNIDGAGYWLAACLLTTLGGVLFALETVVAANACTVLGFCLAWTGIRRFQGEPAAWRAVALIVLAGTSVLALVGDNRPAINVAIAVFQVIPMALAIAALKAFQRPSLGAIAATFGFVVAFTGQGTEAVLNIMRLTGSLSTERYYDIAAFLLVAAIFGATVWNLGFVLMAVDRLASDLIRLASFDELTGLPNRRNFMETAGTMKSNAARLGVGFGVMIIDIDRFKTINDTHGHAAGDACLQHFSELAQRIMGPEHFLGRLARDEFGIAFVVKDPAAVRRFADHFAGTVAASRFDWLKETIPLSISVGVALRPAGDVALLKTIIEEADMALYETKRRGRNGFTIASGRSTRKGPEPWATSTPLKAANEARWA, translated from the coding sequence ATGAGCCTGGATTTCCAAACGCTTTACCTCATCATCCTGCTTAACTCGGTCGTGCTCTGCGTCGTTTGGTCAGGTTTTGTCTGGGTACATCGCAACATCGACGGTGCCGGATACTGGCTAGCTGCGTGCCTGCTGACAACACTTGGCGGTGTTCTCTTCGCACTCGAAACCGTCGTTGCGGCTAACGCCTGTACCGTCCTGGGCTTCTGCCTGGCGTGGACCGGCATCCGACGATTTCAAGGCGAGCCCGCCGCCTGGCGTGCCGTCGCACTCATCGTTCTTGCAGGTACATCCGTCCTGGCGCTGGTTGGCGACAACCGACCTGCCATCAACGTCGCGATCGCCGTATTTCAGGTCATCCCGATGGCCTTGGCCATCGCCGCGCTGAAAGCCTTTCAACGCCCAAGTCTCGGTGCGATCGCCGCAACATTTGGCTTTGTTGTCGCCTTCACCGGACAAGGGACCGAGGCCGTGCTGAACATAATGCGGTTGACCGGAAGCCTGTCGACGGAACGCTACTATGACATCGCCGCCTTCCTGCTCGTCGCAGCCATCTTCGGCGCAACCGTTTGGAACCTCGGCTTTGTGCTGATGGCCGTCGACCGTCTAGCGTCCGATCTCATCAGGCTCGCATCCTTTGACGAACTCACCGGACTGCCGAATCGGCGCAACTTCATGGAAACTGCGGGCACAATGAAGTCCAATGCGGCGCGTTTGGGCGTCGGCTTTGGTGTAATGATTATCGACATTGACAGGTTCAAGACCATCAATGACACCCATGGGCACGCGGCAGGCGATGCATGCCTGCAGCATTTCTCAGAGCTTGCCCAAAGAATAATGGGACCGGAGCATTTCCTTGGGCGCTTGGCGCGTGATGAGTTTGGGATTGCTTTTGTTGTCAAAGATCCGGCTGCAGTAAGGAGGTTCGCCGATCATTTCGCAGGGACTGTCGCCGCGAGCCGGTTCGATTGGCTTAAAGAGACCATTCCGCTGTCAATCAGTGTCGGCGTTGCGCTCAGGCCGGCGGGCGACGTTGCCTTGCTCAAGACGATCATCGAAGAAGCAGACATGGCTCTCTACGAGACCAAGCGGCGTGGTCGCAATGGCTTCACCATTGCCTCGGGGCGAAGCACCCGCAAAGGGCCCGAACCTTGGGCGACGTCAACTCCACTTAAGGCGGCCAATGAAGCCAGATGGGCATGA